A window of the Trichoderma asperellum chromosome 4, complete sequence genome harbors these coding sequences:
- the FDH1_1 gene encoding formate dehydrogenase (NAD+) (BUSCO:EOG092D2DN8) → MASTVGKTITCKAAVAWEAGKELSIEDVEVAPPKAHEVRVQIYYTGVCHTDAYTLSGKDPEGAFPVILGHEGAGIVESVGEGVTNVKPGDHVVALYTPECKECKFCKSGKTNLCGKIRATQGKGVMPDGTSRFKCKGKDLLHFMGTSTFSQYTVLADISVVAVQPEAPMDRTCLLGCGITTGYGAARVTAKVEEGSNVAIFGAGCVGLSVVQGAVVNKAGKIIVVDVNPSKEEWAKKFGATDFVNPNELKGQTVVEKLIEMTDGGCDYTFDCTGNVNVMRAALEACHKGWGESIIIGVAAAGQEIATRPFQLVTGRVWKGCAFGGIKGRTQLPGLVSDYMSGALKVDEFITHRKTLGEINSAFETMKQGDCIRAVVDARTL, encoded by the exons ATGGCCTCAACTGTTGGAAAG ACCATCACCTGCAAGGCTGCCGTTGCCTGGGAGGCTGGCAAGGAGCTGAGCATCGAGGATGTCGAGGTTGCTCCTCCCAAGGCTCACGAGGTCCGCGTGCAGATTTACTACACCGGCGTCTGCCACACGG ATGCCTACACTCTGTCTGGCAAGGACCCGGAGGGAGCTTTCCCCGTCATCTTGGGACACGAAGGAGCTGGTATTGTCGAGTCTGTTGGTGAGGGCGTCACCAACGTGAAGCCTGGTGATCACGTCGTTGCTCTCTA CACACCCGAGTGCAAAGAATGCAAGTTCTGCAAGTCCGGAAAGACAAACCTCTGCGGCAAGATCCGAGCTACTCAGGGCAAGGGCGTCATGCCTGACGGCACCAGCCGATTCAAGTgcaagggcaaggatctCCTCCACTTCATGGGCACATCAACTTTCTCTCAGTACACTGTCCTCGCCGATATTTCCGTTGTTGCTGTTCAACCTGAAGCCCCCATGGACCGAACTTGTCTCCTTGGCTGCGGTATCACCACTGGTTACGGCGCAGCCCGCGTCACCGCCAAGGTGGAGGAGGGTTCTAACGTCGCCATCTTTGGAGCTGGATGCGTTGGTCTGTCAGTTGTTCAGGGAGCTGTCGTCAACAAGGCCGGCAAGATCATTGTGGTGGACGTCAACCCGTCCAAGGAGGAGTGGGCGAAGAAATTCGGCGCTACCGACTTTGTGAACCCTAATGAGCTGAAGGGGCAGACTGTCGTTGAGAAGCTGATTGAGATGACGGACGGCGGTTGCGACTATACGTTTGATTGCACTGGTAACGTCAATGTGATGCGTGCTGCTCTGGAGGCTTGCCACAAGGGTTGGGGTGAGAGTATCATCATCggtgtcgctgctgctggacagGAGATTGCAACCCGCC CATTCCAACTTGTCACTGGCCGTGTCTGGAAGGGCTGCGCTTTTGGCGGCATCAAAGGCCGCACGCAGCTACCTGGACTTGTCAGCGACTACATGAGTGGAGCTCTCAAGGTCGATGAGTTCATCACACACCGCAAAACTCTTGGAGAGATTAACAGTGCGTTTGAGACGATGAAGCAGGGAGACTGCATCCGAGCCGTTGTCGATGCGCGGACCCTATAA
- a CDS encoding uncharacterized protein (EggNog:ENOG41), with protein sequence MAHRFIIDSSPMGKGSPLTPDRRRANNFSQYEDNLTSTPLGPPPSAAADFGSSVPPAFDSPRPSNFGIGTTSGTGGGLFGQSRNPNAPLGRLMRGRPSGLSRQLHAGNNDKEDDFGEGFDEDEELPPLRGSLFRSGPQTTRASQRKDDMEAEVERYIDEEMEEDLSADNSDTGDIFLNMRHDDRAYGQPVIGEEPDLMMLQTPAATARVRKEAESIYSQSTRFRPTRNHELQFGTIAKDIYTYQEPARITESPDLILKTENLVCQLYNDGVGAHEDPERLENSLANITYRLIQLWTEYTEELPPPEGEDLATIGPPEGADPFEKAAYVAHLILRMHHARFDTKTEDDKIPPLPEILFDWLQSSHNLFPNQVREISRYKPSPACHSLYWQTLRNALLRGDVTGAQQLLRNAGWEHVRRGPLGGPTYTGKALENVRRFAEATCEMLDQCPAARNDWEILDSSWTLFRVQARGSLDRLTLFAEGKDTSLLDSLNDGVDTSISAMAKKASSQIPWDIYENLQTIYDIVLGQTEAILETAQDWCEATVALFGWWDESVQRPKSLVQSQFGVSPGNFTDSEDYFDRLVTVFNIVIQSGLTPNTMNPVEVALASAFEGNVHAVIGCLRTWSLPVACSVAEIASLGKWLPPQESAKPLPADSLDIDDLMLLGVGQPSTDDIEGIKDTTLVIYARELAGIEHLSPQRDGWEMAIQVLGRMDVPEKSEETVGELLRDLLATLDVNSSITVNKMWRLLSDLGMMNYAEETAETFAEILSKESHRYGEALWYFALSHRTDRVREVLNLLMSYSLLQSTVYPAEKDLDEDLKGLLRNRSEILEEKAKIDLEAAQLLGRILSGYATLRKFYEIRDEIGKIEDVSPSRALAMKKQAAFALVAVVSSSGDNIRGGLYDETRDAVVSEDFLLALLGETTVFINQSPSVISLEQLDILLKAIEDIQAVGTRVYSTCEEFFNLVLASAQGLKGSTPADLMKSTSSLSSSTYMMSGSSLLASHMQKSIMGGGGGKVNRGWDWRKGWLANTKGEDVIRKLRLGLAKDLASLWLDDADGVAIY encoded by the exons ATGGCCCACAGGTTCATCATCGATTCTAGTCCCATGGGCAAGGGTTCGCCGTTGACACCAGATAGACGACGTGCTAATAACTTTTCGCAATACGAAGACAACCTGACCAGCACGCCCTTGGGTCCTcctccatcagcagcagcagatttcGGCAGCTCAGTGCCTCCGGCGTTTGACTCTCCACGACCCTCGAATTTTGGAATTGGCACAACTTCAGGCACGGGGGGAGGGCTATTTGGCCAATCACGCAATCCAAACGCTCCTCTGGGCCGCCTGATGAGAGGGAGGCCGTCTGGGCTAAGCCGACAGCTTCATGCCGGCAATAACGACAAGGAAGACGATTTTGGCGAGGGttttgacgaagatgaggaacTTCCTCCCCTGAGAGGAAGCTTGTTTCGAAGTGGCCCCCAAACAACCAGGGCGTCACAAAGAAAAGACGATATGGAAGCTGAAGTGGAGCGATATATCGACGAGGAAATGGAGGAAGATTTGAGCGCGGATAACTCCGATACGGGCGACATTTTCTTGAACATGCGACACGACGATCGTGCATACGGCCAGCCTGTTATTGGCGAGGAGCCAGAcctgatgatgctgcaaaCACCCGCGGCAACGGCCAGAGTACGCAAGGAAGCTGAGAGCATATATAGCCAGTCGACTCGCTTTAGGCCTACGAGAAACCACGAGCTTCAATTCGGCACCATTGCCAAAGATATCTACACATATCAAGAACCTGCCCGAATCACAGAGAGCCCCGATTTAATCCTGAAGACCGAAAACTTGGTCTGCCAACTATACAACGATGGAGTCGGCGCGCATGAGGACCCAGAAAGACTGGAAAATTCACTTGCTAACATCACCTACCGACTTATTCAACTTTGGACAGAGTATACAGAGGAGCTTCCTCCGCCGGAAGGCGAAGATCTGGCCACCATTGGACCGCCGGAAGGCGCAGATCCATTTGAAAAGGCTGCCTATGTTGCTCATTTGATCCTCCGTATGCACCATGCTCGTTTCGACACAAAAACCGAAGACGATAAGATACCACCATTGCCAGAAATTCTCTTTGACTGGTTACAAAGCAGCCACAACTTGTTTCCCAACCAAGTTCGAGAGATTTCCAGATATAAGCCCAGCCCTGCATGCCATAGCTTGTACTGGCAGACTCTGAGAAACGCACTGCTACGCGGGGACGTAACTGGAGCGCAGCAACTTTTGAGAAATGCTGGCTGGGAACATGTTCGGCGAGGACCACTGGGCGGCCCAACTTACACAGGCAAGGCCCTCGAAAACGTACGAAGGTTTGCGGAGGCTACGTGTGAGATGCTTGACCAATGCCCTGCAGCGCGCAACGACTGGGAGATTCTGGATAGTAGCTGGACTCTATTCCGAGTCCAAGCTCGAGGCTCTTTGGATAGGCTCACCCTGTTTGCTGAAGGCAAAGACACTAGCCTACTGGACTCTCTGAACGACGGAGTCGACACGTCCATATCAGcgatggccaagaaggcgTCGAGCCAGATTCCCTGGGATATTTACGAAAATTTGCAGACGATATATGACATTGTCCTGGGACAGACTGAAGCTATCTTGGAGACGGCGCAGGATTGGTGCGAGGCAACGGTTGCGTTGTTTGGCTGGTGGGATGAGAGTGTTCAGCGCCCCAAGAGCTTGGTACAGTCTCAGTTCGGTGTTTCGCCTGGTAACTTTACAGACTCCGAGGACTACTTTGATCGGCTTGTGACTGTGTTCAACATTGTTATTCAGTCTGGCCTAACCCCCAACACAATGAATCCCGTCGAGGTTGCTCTTGCATCTGCCTTTGAAGGTAATGTTCATGCTGTTATTGGATGCCTGAGAACTTGGTCACTACCAGTAGCCTGCTCAGTGGCCGAAATCGCTTCTTTGGGTAAATGGCTTCCGCCACAAGAATCTGCGAAGCCACTACCGGCTGACAGTCTGGATATCGACGATTTAATGCTTCTCGGTGTCGGCCAGCCTAGCACTGATGATATCGAGGGTATTAAGGACACAACGCTTGTTATTTATGCCAGAGAGTTGGCAGGAATTGAGCATCTTTCACCACAACGAGACGGCTGGGAGATGGCCATTCAGGTGCTTGGGCGTATGGACGTTCCAGAAAAATCAGAGGAAACAGTTGGTGAATTGCTGAGAGATCTTTTGGCAACATTAGATGTGAACTCTAGCATAACGGTTAATAAGATGTGGAGGTTGTTGAGCGATCTGGGCATGATGAATTATGCGGAGGAGACTGCAGAG ACATTTGCCGAGATTTTGTCAAAAGAATCTCACCGATATGGTGAGGCTCTTTGGTATTTTGCACTTTCTCATCGCACGGATCGGGTCCGTGAAGTTTTGAACCTTCTCATGTCCTATTCGCTGCTTCAATCAACGGTATATCCTGCCGAAAAGGATCTTGACGAGGATCTCAAGGGCCTACTTCGAAATAGGTCAGAAATCTTAgaagagaaggccaagaTTGACCTGGAAGCCGCCCAGTTGCTAGGCCGGATCCTTAGCGGCTACGCTACGCTGCGCAAATTTTACGAGATCAGAGACGAGATAGGAAAAATTGAAGACGTCTCACCATCTAGGGCTCTTGCCATGAAGAAGCAAGCTGCGTTCGCGCTGGTGGCTGTCGTCTCTAGTTCGGGGGACAACATCCGCGGCGGGCTCTACGACGAGACTAGAGATGCTGTGGTTAGCGAAGACTTTTTGCTGGCTCTGCTTGGCGAAACAACAGTTTTCATTAACCAGTCGCCCTCTGTCATCTctcttgagcagcttgacaTTCTGCTCAAGGCGATTGAGGATATCCAAGCGGTGGGCACAAGAGTGTACTCGACATGCGAAGAGTTTTTTAACCTGGTGCTCGCGTCAGCCCAGGGTTTGAAGGGGTCTACGCCTGCAGATCTGATGAAGTCGACAAGTTCGCTTAGTAGTAGCACATATATGATGAGTGGCAGCTCACTCCTTGCTAGCCACATGCAAAAGTCCATcatgggaggaggaggaggcaaaGTGAACAGGGGATGGGATTGGAGGAAAGGCTGGCTTGCTAATACCAAGGGAGAAGACGTGATTCGCAAGTTGAGGCTAGGCTTGGCTAAAGACTTGGCATCACTATGGTTGGACGATGCGGACGGAGTTGCGATTTactag
- a CDS encoding uncharacterized protein (EggNog:ENOG41~TransMembrane:10 (i93-117o129-149i161-178o184-201i267-290o302-327i339-366o372-398i410-430o450-482i)) has product MNAVLATMSLSYWEGKVTKGLVQAWPVILNNWHLGMTAFGGPPVHFKILHDKFVLKLNWIDEQMYQELFSISQALSGPASTKMLYCINLIHNGVFGAVLAFFIWSLPGALGMFGLSIGVSNIENALPRAVYALLSGLNAATVGIIALAAVELSNKTITDKLTRITVFLAAAAGLLYNALWYFPALMFAAGFAAVVHDFRWLHRLGRFITNILIPPSPSSTGVENNAIERDNRRGSSNNSIITPEEHDITSGNNPETRTIPQEYRLNFSWKAGAAVITTFLLAFTVVMVLRGVLHSPPLLYKLFANLCLAGTIIFGGGPVVIPLLREYVVAEGWVSPRDFLIGFAIIQAFPGPNFNFAVFLGGLAAINSGQPPILGAIIAYLGIFLPGMVLVHGTMGVWKVLRSKPWVKSGFRGVNAGAVGLIYTAVYRIWQVGYIDEGFQSGKSLGDDPWWVVVAASAYVGGRYFGLSAPLAIPLGAVLGLVRYGIVMS; this is encoded by the exons ATGAATGCTGTCCTCGCAACAATGTCTCTTAGTTATTGGGAGGGTAAGGTCACAAAGGGCCTCGTTCAAGCATGGCCTGTGATCTTGAATAATTGGCATCTCGGCATGACTGCATTTGGTGGCCCACCAGTCCATTTCAAGATT TTGCATGACAAGTTTGTGTTGAAGCTTAACTGGATCGATGAGCAAATG TATCAAGAGCTGTTCAGCATCTCACAAGCTCTATCAGGCCCAGCAAGCACGAAGATGCTTTACTGTATCAACCTGATTCATAACGGTGTATTTGGAGCTGTGCTTGCGTTCTTTATTTGGAG TTTGCCTGGTGCGCTGGGGATGTTTGGTCTCTCCATCGGTGTCTCCAACATTGAGAATGCGTTGCCTCGCGCGGTTTACGCTCTTCTTTCTGGTCTGAATGCCGCAACTGTTGGAATCATCGCGTTAGCCGCGGTTGAACtatcaaacaaaacaatTACAGACAAGCTGACAAGAATCACCGTCTTtctcgctgctgccgctggatTGCTATATAATGCGCTCTGGTACTTTCCAGCCCTCATGTTTGCTGCCGGATTCGCTGCTGTTGTACATGACTTCCGCTGGCTTCATCGTCTCGGCCGATTTATTACCAATATTCTCATACCCCCGAGCCCCTCATCGACGGGAGTGGAAAATAATGCAATCGAAAGAGATAACCGCAGGGGAAGCTCCAATAACTCCATCATAACACCCGAGGAACACGATATCACTTCTGGAAATAATCCTGAGACACGCACCATACCACAAGAGTATCGGTTAAACTTCTCATggaaagctggagctgctgtcaTCACAACTTTCCTTCTCGCCTTCACCGTTGTAATGGTGCTCCGTGGAGTCTTGCACAGCCCCCCTCTGCTGTATAAACTCTTTGCTAATCTTTGTCTCGCGGGAACCATCATTTTTGGCGGTGGTCCGGTGGTGATCCCACTATTGCGGGAGTACGTCGTGGCCGAGGGATGGGTCAGCCCACGCGACTTTCTTATTGGGTTCGCCATAATACAAGCATTTCCAGGACCCAACTTCAACTTCGCCGTATTCCTAGGAGGCCTCGCCGCCATCAACAGCGGACAACCCCCCATTTTAGGAGCAATCATTGCATATTTAGGCATCTTTTTGCCCGGCATGGTCTTGGTTCATGGTACCATGGGCGTTTGGAAGGTCTTGAGAAGCAAGCCATGGGTAAAATCTGGGTTCAGAGGTGTCAATGCGGGCGCAGTCGGCTTGATTTATACAGCTGTGTACCGAATATGGCAGGTTGGATATATAGATGAGGGTTTCCAGTCTGGGAAAAGCCTGGGCGATGATCCATGGTGGGTGGTTGTCGCAGCGTCGGCATATGTTGGAGGTAGATACTTTGGTCTCTCAGCACCGCTAGCTATACCTCTTGGTGCTGTGTTGGGATTGGTAAGATATGGGATTGTAATGAGCTAG
- a CDS encoding uncharacterized protein (EggNog:ENOG41), protein MNRNEALRARGGCSVWDCEEPIFAQSLCSKHQMGDHNTVAFKPPGLEPMPRSVHKAKRTRRFSPGRTMIGPAQSNPQRSTSSAHRSDSTLIHPASTEVPAFARQFPKQDSGQILGHSASPVTTRPMMSKQIRAATEFLPAAAYASAAATRSTLSEPREPYFALRPDQGHSAYIHQSRNRDAPAGQYAPPNTFPRKHLALIGGLVDVDDGFTSNLNFPIAPPTTLPSNSSSDGTGIKGPPAAISSSRAGDTSSEESISITVAQTPSRRKPESMNSNRREGPTIHVFQKSDQVFQSKENLPIHISPSKRKADLSDTLPKIKDSSVEQKGERRSTLLEIEMQTKARNSNNPEYAHGSAPSIKSAKYQSQMPGDEQAANQPRTPRKVQMSNTRVSTIETVHKNGRGQLENHTRVQIEILDSDDETTIHVPQQPQQPEPLATTSTGEQQAKANGPSSTIGTESVIVVGQTVVDQTVVDQTMVDHTVVVATQAIAEERKRDMIHAFDSEAFDTMIYRQSALRPPRGVTLQAPARPKMPVQNPSIEYQRLYLPINPAIHLPYNRSEEWHAKKAAEIQARRGRKAWFGKVIERRRWLRAKEKAEEDERNAAKESNQKLSRIDPQPWSYNRVLDFGDVPHEELPEDVLQNPAWVKACAWHRENHAKRLFRERAAKNANRAAWDQAERIMEDAKLASQKSRGP, encoded by the coding sequence ATGAATCGAAATGAGGCCCTTAGAGCTAGGGGAGGATGCTCTGTTTGGGACTGCGAAGAACCCATATTTGCGCAGTCTCTTTGCTCTAAGCACCAGATGGGTGACCATAATACTGTTGCCTTCAAACCTCCTGGTCTAGAGCCAATGCCTCGCTCTGTACATAAGGCAAAGAGGACCCGGCGATTCTCCCCCGGGAGGACAATGATTGGTCCCGCACAGAGTAACCCTCAGCGATCCACGTCTTCTGCACATCGGAGCGACTCCACTTTGATACACCCGGCTAGCACGGAGGTGCCAGCTTTTGCCCGTCAATTTCCAAAACAAGACTCGGGCCAGATTCTTGGGCATTCAGCATCACCAGTAACAACAAGACCCATGATGTCAAAGCAAATCCGAGCAGCAACAGAATTCTTACCGGCAGCTGCCTACGCCTCCGCAGCCGCGACTAGATCCACACTGTCGGAACCCCGGGAGCCTTATTTTGCATTGAGGCCCGATCAAGGCCATTCAGCATATATACATCAAAGTCGCAATAGGGATGCTCCAGCGGGCCAATATGCACCACCAAATACCTTTCCCAGAAAACATCTCGCCCTAATCGGCGGATTGGTTGACGTTGATGACGGCTTCACGTCGAATTTGAATTTTCCTATTGCTCCGCCAACTACTTTGCCTTCCAATTCATCCAGTGATGGTACAGGTATTAAAGGTCCCCCAGCAGCAATTTCATCTTCTCGGGCTGGAGATACAAGCTCGGAAGAGTCAATTTCGATCACTGTAGCCCAAACACCCAGCCGGAGAAAGCCAGAGTCAATGAATAGCAATAGGCGTGAAGGCCCTACTATTCACGTATTCCAAAAGTCCGATCAAGTCTttcaaagcaaagaaaatcTTCCAATTCATATATCACCTTCAAAGAGAAAGGCTGATCTTTCAGATACACTGCCAAAAATCAAAGATTCCTCTGTTGAacagaaaggagagagacgCTCTACTCTCTTGGAAATAGAAATGCAAACAAAGGCACGAAATTCAAACAATCCAGAATATGCCCATGGAAGCGCTCCGTCAATCAAATCTGCTAAATATCAAAGCCAAATGCCCGGTGATGAGCAAGCTGCGAATCAACCTCGTACCCCAAGAAAAGTCCAGATGTCAAATACGCGGGTATCTACGATAGAGACTGTCCATAAGAATGGTAGAGGGCAGCTTGAAAATCATACACGTGTGCAAATCGAAATCCTGGATTCTGATGACGAGACAACTATTCACGTTCCTCAACAACCGCAACAGCCTGAGCCTCTGGCGACTACATCAACGGGTGAACAGCAGGCTAAGGCTAATGGTCCATCATCCACTATTGGAACAGAGAGTGTTATAGTGGTGGGCCAAACAGTGGTGGACCAAACGGTGGTGGACCAAACAATGGTGGACCacacggtggtggtggcaacgCAGGCAATAGCAGAGGAGCGCAAGAGGGACATGATCCACGCCTTTGACTCGGAAGCCTTTGATACAATGATATATCGCCAGTCTGCACTCCGCCCGCCGCGAGGGGTTACGTTACAGGCCCCAGCGCGACCGAAAATGCCGGTACAGAATCCTTCTATTGAGTATCAGAGGCTGTATTTACCAATCAATCCCGCAATTCACTTACCATATAATCGATCTGAAGAGTGGCACGCGAAAAAGGCAGCAGAGATCCAAGCCCGTAGAGGGCGTAAGGCGTGGTTTGGAAAAGTTATTGAAAGGCGACGGTGGCTAcgagcaaaagagaaagccgaagaagacgagagaaaTGCAGCAAAAGAATCAAATCAAAAGCTTTCGCGTATAGACCCGCAGCCCTGGTCGTATAATCGAGTCCTTGATTTTGGAGATGTTCCTCACGAGGAACTGCCAGAAGATGTTTTACAGAACCCGGCGTGGGTTAAGGCTTGCGCCTGGCATCGAGAAAATCATGCAAAGAGGCTTTTTCGAGAGCGCGCAGCCAAGAATGCAAATCGAGCAGCATGGGATCAAGCCGAACGCATCATGGAAGATGCCAAACTAGCATCACAAAAGAGCCGCGGACCTTGA
- a CDS encoding uncharacterized protein (BUSCO:EOG092D1RSN) codes for MDFLKSAVASAISQGPPFPYTFGDKVDVDESIWTLYNGTRREDGSNCSIFSFDITAKKSQLPLAKNALRKLRTLRHPGVIKVLDTVETDTYIYIATERVVPLRWHVKRKSLSPETIKWGIYTVAQTLKFINDDASSKHGSLKVGSIYTSESGEWRLGGFEVLSNVKESETTLDSYGSLVPDSGRYAPPEVAQGGWGATKSHPLYALDSFNFGTLIFEVFNSDFLGPDQAGQTKNIPPTMHTAYRRLCNANPKARISAANFLDMGRRSGSFFDTPLIHLTDGIDNLGMKNPDERDEFLDTLDQVTDDFPEEFFKSKVLPELVKSVEFGGGGSKALTVVLKIAAKLPSDDFESKIAPFIVRAFTNPDRGIRVCLLDGLPLIIEQLSQRIVNDKIFPQLATGFTDAAPVVREQTLKSVLVVIGKLSDRTINGDLLKQLAKTANDEQPGIRTNTTICLGKIAKNLGTSSRSKVLIAAFTRSLRDPFVHARNAALMALAATAEYFNEDDCATRVLPVVCPALIDKEKMIRDQASRTMDIYLQKVRKAAAAMPDTVLPPPQSTDASAVQVNSAQPSASPGASWAGWAISSFTNKLTAVAGDMQTENSPAPAAVSPPPRPEVKRSATSSASALHRQAVASPPPITSGPSTPGVATAIAGQFLPDDDDDDAGDAWGDLPDDDTFDTPSMAANTSTSASVSATPFGEEEPDFAGWLAAQAKKGPSKPLPKGLSKPSTAKKPAAKAVAKPAAKPTAKPVAKKIDLTPKETEEDDDGWGDGW; via the exons ATGGACTTTCTCAAGTCTGCCGTGGCTTCGGCCATATCGCAGGGCCCTCCTTTCCCTTACACATTCGGCGACAAAGTCGACGTAGACGAGTCGATCTGGACCTTATACAACGGAACTAGGCGG GAGGATGGATCGAactgcagcatcttctcaTTCGACATcacggcgaagaagagccagCTGCCGCTCGCAAAGAACGCGCTAAGGAAACTGCGAACATTGCGACACCCAGGCGTTATCAAAGTCCTAGACACTGTCGAG ACAGACACATATATCTACATCGCTACTGAGCGCGTTGTCCCTCTTCGGTGGCATGTTAAAAGGAAGAGCTTGAGTCCCGAGACGATCAAATGGGGCATATATACAGTCGCT CAAACCCTTAAATTCATCAACGACGATGCTTCTTCAAAGCACGGAAGCCTGAAAGTCGGCTCGATATATACTTCAGAAAGCGGAGAGTGGAGATTGGGCGGCTTTGAAGTTCTGAGCAATGTTAAGGAGAGCGAGACTACTCTTGAT AGCTACGGAAGCTTAGTTCCTGATTCTGGTCGATATGCGCCGCCAGAAGTGGCCCAAGGAGGATGGGGAGCGACCAAATCGCATCCTCTGTACGCTCTGGACTCTTTCAACTTTGGAACCCTGATATTTGAAGTTTTCAATAGCGACTTTCTAGGCCCAGATCAAGCTGGCCAAACAAAAAATATCCCCCCCACAATGCATACTGCCTATAGACGCCTTTGCAACGCCAACCCTAAAGCACGGATAAGTGCAGCCAATTTTCTTGACATGGGGCGCCGATCCGGCTCGTTTTTTGATACCCCTTTGATTCATTTGACAGACGGAATAGACAACTTGGGAATGAAAAACCCTGATGAACGAGATGAGTTTCTCGA CACCTTGGATCAAGTAACGGACGACTTTCCTGAAGAATTCTTCAAATCCAAAGTTCTCCCGGAGTTAGTGAAATCTGTTGaatttggcggcggcggttccAAAGCTCTCACTGTTGTGTTGAAAATAGCTGCCAAGCTGCCCTCTGATGATTTTGAATCGAAAATCGCACCCTTCATCGTTCGCGCCTTTACTAACCCTGATCGGGGCATTCGGGTATGCCTGTTGGACGGCCTCCCCCTCATAATTGAACAATTATCGCAGAGAATTGTCAATGACAAAATATTCCCACAGCTA GCTACCGGCTTTACGGATGCAGCTCCTGTGGTTCGAGAACAGACATTAAAATCAGTGCTGGTCGTTATTGGGAAATTATCAGACCGCACCATTAACGGTGACCTTCTGAAGCAGCTTGCAAAGACGGCAAACGATGAACAGCCTGGTATTCGTACGAACACAACTATCTGCCTTGGCAAGATTGCAAAGAATCTTGGCACATCCTCAAGATCAAAGGTGCTAATAGCTGCCTTTACCCGTTCTTTGCGGGATCCTTTTGTGCACGCCAGAAATGCTGCGCTCATGGCTTTGGCTGCAACGGCTGAATATTTTAATGAAGATGACTGCGCCACCCGCGTCTTGCCAGTGGTCTGCCCTGCTCTGATtgataaagaaaagatgatCCGTGACCAAGCATCTCGTACAATGGACATTTATCTACAAAAAGTtcgcaaagctgctgctgctatgcCAGACACCGTTTTACCGCCCCCTCAATCGACTGATGCTTCCGCTGTGCAAGTTAACTCGGCACAGCCAAGTGCGTCTCCTGGAGCCAGCTGGGCAGGATGGGCCATCTCATCTTTTACAAATAAACtgactgctgttgctggagaTATGCAAACAGAAAATagcccagctccagctgctgttTCTCCACCACCTAGGCCTGAGGTGAAAAGATCAGCTACGTCGTCAGCATCAGCTCTTCACCGCCAAGCTGTGGCATCGCCTCCCCCCATAACATCTGGCCCATCGACACCAGGCGTTGCCACTGCAATTGCTGGGCAATTCCTACcagacgatgacgacgacgacgcaggTGATGCGTGGGGCGATCTTCCGGATGATGACACCTTTGATACACCTTCTATGGCTGCCAATACATCTACGTCTGCGTCTGTGTCTGCTACGCCATTCGGTGAAGAGGAGCCTGATTTTGCTGGTTGGCTCGCGGCGCAAGCGAAAAAAGGACCCAGCAAGCCTCTGCCCAAAGGACTGTCAAAACCTAGCACTGCTAAAAAGCCTGCAGCAAAAGCAGTCGCGAAACCTGCAGCAAAGCCTACGGCAAAGCCTGTAGCGAAGAAGATTGACCTGACACCTAAAGAAacggaggaggatgatgatggttggGGCGACGGCTGGTAA
- a CDS encoding uncharacterized protein (EggNog:ENOG41) — protein sequence MAQGTIKKSNKAAAPKAVHSKRQASKVTKPKKSKPSADKLLKKFTSGMAAKTEALLGERAGHLELIGPGKKGSKKLSQKGGSKKFG from the coding sequence ATGGCGCAAGGCACAATAAAAAAATCCAACAAGGCCGCTGCGCCAAAGGCCGTCCACTCGAAGCGCCAGGCGTCCAAGGTCACCAAGCCCAAGAAGTCGAAGCCCAGCGCCGACAAGCTTCTCAAGAAATTCACATCAGGCATGGCAGCCAAGACAGAGGCGCTGCTGGGCGAGAGAGCGGGCCATCTTGAGCTGATTGGGCCGGGGAAGAAGGGCAGCAAGAAGTTGTCACAGAAGGGAGGATCCAAGAAATTCGGttaa